In Aspergillus flavus chromosome 3, complete sequence, one genomic interval encodes:
- a CDS encoding peroxisomal membrane anchor protein — protein sequence MAETKPKTPSIPQWQQPSATNSASASPPSSDDTSRSDLLQQATKFLEDESLRDAPLDRKVSFLESKGLRQDEIDGLLGVSRNSEATSSTAATEGDNKTTESSTPDDTPSGSTSSSPSTSTSQSSSSPATTINNRQSSSARDVPPIITYPEFLVNQPKPPPLVSFRSLLYTVYGAAGLGAGIYGASEYLVKPMLANLTSARHELAETAKDNLKKLNEKLEQNVSTIPPQLTARRAQSTGFSSDDETESVTSDPGELFHRDVAVQTTEDFNLEKSSSLAANTADTESFDPSAAVNTHVKRLEVIRSSLQEFSEIDKQSSTCDDTVRSSLNELHHYLDGLLYSKAGYGPGTGYGVYSTPGFDSSGNAAGLGKGEEDAISNFKSEIRGVKGALLSARNFPASRGPRISSGISR from the coding sequence ATGGCTGAAACCAAGCCAAAAACCCCATCAATCCCTCAATGGCAACAGCCATCCGCCACCAACTCCGCCTCCGCATCTCCGCCGAGCTCCGATGATACTTCACGATCGGATCTTCTACAGCAAGCGACTAAGTTTTTAGAAGATGAGTCCTTGCGCGATGCACCGCTAGATCGCAAGGTATCATTCTTGGAATCGAAGGGTCTCCGACAAGATGAGATTGACGGTCTGCTGGGTGTGTCGCGAAACTCCGAGGCAACCAGTAGCACGGCTGCAACCGAGGGCGATAACAAGACCACAGAGTCTAGCACCCCAGATGACACACCAAGCGGCTCTACCTCTTCATCGCCTTCTACTTCGACATCCCaatcatcctcttctcctgctACCACCATAAACAATCGGCAATCATCGTCCGCTCGGGACGTCCCACCGATCATTACCTACCCGGAATTTCTCGTCAACCAACCCAAACCCCCTCCGCTGGTGTCCTTTCGCAGCCTCCTCTACACTGTTTATGGCGCTGCAGGTCTAGGAGCTGGTATCTACGGCGCAAGCGAGTATCTTGTGAAGCCCATGCTCGCCAACCTGACAAGTGCACGACACGAACTGGCCGAAACAGCTAAGGATAACCTCAAGAAATTGAACGAAAAGTTAGAGCAGAATGTATCAACCATCCCTCCTCAGCTCACGGCTCGCCGCGCTCAATCCACTGGCTTCAGCTCTGATGATGAGACCGAGTCTGTTACATCCGACCCAGGGGAGCTATTCCACCGCGATGTCGCTGTCCAGACCACGGAAGATTTCAACCTGGAGAAATCATCCTCGTTAGCCGCGAATACCGCAGACACAGAATCGTTTGACCCCAGTGCAGCTGTGAATACACATGTAAAGCGACTTGAGGTCATCAGGTCGAGTCTCCAAGAATTCTCCGAGATTGACAAGCAGTCGAGTACGTGCGATGATACCGTTCGCAGTAGCCTTAACGAGTTACATCATTACCTAGATGGACTACTATACAGTAAAGCTGGCTATGGTCCGGGGACCGGCTACGGGGTCTACAGTACGCCAGGCTTTGACAGTAGCGGAAACGCGGCTGGCTTGGGTAAAGGCGAGGAAGACGCCATATCCAACTTCAAGTCTGAGATTAGAGGTGTCAAGGGTGCTTTATTGAGTGCCCGGAACTTCCCTGCTAGCCGAGGACCGAGAATCAGCAGTGGTATCAGCAGATGA
- a CDS encoding cytochrome c oxidase polypeptide vib yields MGAIPEADPDEPMETKPFKFVTGYDARFPQMNQTKHCWQNYVDYHKCVTAKGEDFRPCRQFYHAFRSLCPKAWTDRWDTQREAGNFPVRLDH; encoded by the exons ATGGGTGCTATTCCTGAGGCCGATCCCGATGAGCCCATGGAGACCAAGCCCTTCAAGTTCGTCACAG GCTATGATGCCCGCTTCCCCCAGATGAACCA GACCAAGCACTGCTGGCAAAACTATGTCGACTACCACAAGTGTGTCACCGCCAAGGGCGAGGATTTCCGTCCATGCCGTCAA TTCTACCACGCTTTCCGCTCCCTGTGCCCCAAGGCGTGGACTGACCGCTGGGACACCCAACGCG AGGCTGGCAACTTCCCCGTTCGCCTGGACCACTAG
- a CDS encoding PAPA-1-like conserved region-domain-containing protein, whose product MSLRRSLRSRPVRDDPPDLDSNASPRTPTRVTRAVASSSVSVFRSPSDSPEESRRSIRLTVKMPSSKLREVTSSSTRNGATRRSVNVFTENPIVTGPRTSRPKKKLVEVDTSDEDLDDQEEDEVDDEDAPGEDDEDADADGDLDMDDAPPQPPVSKRHAKSAASTSKAVKSVEAKEMELDAEDDEDDEELSDPESDAEGEPDDQEESGIGNANGGEEDLDEDEEDEEELDSDDDTPTADPARMTKRQRGNLGNDFLQLPMEPQVKKHLTAEERAMRRAEMARRRKNLSEKRNEEEKMDTINRLLRKQAPKRRGRIPAAEAAETASAEQQMQEFERLDPTMVRWISGREGSKMIVSEEWLGTPAGRVFAEPPLESTGPRKLVEEV is encoded by the exons ATGTCTCTGCGTCGCTCACTTCGCTCCCGCCCTGTGCGGGATGATCCACCAGACTTGGATTCTAACGCAAGTCCCAGAACCCCGACCAGAGTTACCCGTGCAGTCGCATCTTCATCAGTGTCCGTCTTCCGGTCTCCCTCAGACTCTCCGGAGGAGTCAAGGAGATCTATTCGTTTGACTGTTAAGATGCCTTCAAGTAAGCTGCGTGAGGTTACCAGTAGTAGCACACGAAATGGTGCCACAAGACGCTCTGTCAACGTTTTCACAGAAAACCCTATAGTTACAGGGCCACGGACCAGCCggcccaagaagaagctcgtcgAGGTTGACACGAGCGACGAGGATTTGGACGatcaggaagaagatgaagtggacgacgaagatgcccCCGGtgaggacgacgaggatgCAGATGCGGATGGCGATTTAGATATGGATGATGCTCCTCCGCAACCTCCAGTGTCAAAAAGACACGCCAAATCTGCCGCGTCCACTTCTAAAGCAGTGAAAAGCGTCGAGGCGAAAGAGATGGAACTAGATGCcgaggacgacgaagatgatgaggagctCTCTGATCCTGAATCGGATGCCGAAGGTGAGCCTGACGATCAGGAGGAGAGTGGAATTGGAAACGCCAATGGAGGCGAGGAGGACttagatgaggatgaagaagacgaggaagaactCGATAGTGATGATGATACTCCTACCGCCGATCCCGCCAGGATGACAAAACGACAAAGAGGCAACCTGGGCAACGATTTCTTGCAACTCCCAATGG AACCACAAGTCAAGAAGCATTTGACCGCAGAAGAGCGCGCCATGCGCCGTGCTGAAATGGCTCGCCGAAGAAAGAACCTTAGCGAAAAgcgaaatgaagaagaaaaa ATGGATACAATCAATAGGCTTCTACGAAAGCAAGCCCCGAAGAGGCGTGGTCGGATTCCGGCTGCTGAAGCGGCTGAAACGGCCTCTGCAGAGCAACAGATGCAGGAATTCGAGAGACTGGATCCAACTATGGTCAGATGGATTAGTGGGCGCGAGGGAAGCAAGATGATTGTATCAGAGGAATGGCTCGGTACTCCAGCAGGACGAGTCTTTGCGGAACCACCCCTGGAAAGCACTGGGCCTAGAAAGCTGGTGGAAGAAGTATGA
- a CDS encoding putative peptidyl prolyl cis-trans isomerase cyclophilin (unnamed protein product) encodes MSEAARLKCTVYVGGLDQAVTVQTLAEAFVPFGEVVDITLPKPDVPNSNELHRGFGYVEFEVPEDAKEAIDNMDGSELYGRTIKVAAAKPQKDSNEGLGSKTAIWEQEGYLAKYAVDEEDKLAAEQAQAATNDRPHDPMQGLEELDVAGPKPE; translated from the exons ATGAGCGAAGCGGCGCGCTTGAAATGTACCGTCTATGTGGGGGGTCTCGACCAGGCGGTTACTGTGCAGACGCTGGCCGAGGCATTCGTTCCCTTCGGCGAAGTTGTTGATATAACGCTCCCAAAGCCCGACGTTCCCAACTCGAACGAGCTCCATCGCGGGTTTGGCTATGTGGAATTTGAGGTACCCGAAGATGCAAAAGAAGCGATCGACAACATGGATGGAAGCGAGCTCTACGGGCGTACGATCAAGGTTGCTGCCGCAAAGCCACAGAAGGATAGCAATGAAGGCCTAGGAAGCAAGACAGCTATTTGGGAACAG GAGGGCTACTTGGCCAAATACGCAGTcgacgaggaggataagTTGGCGGCAGAGCAGGCTCAAGCAGCAACCAATGATCGTCCTCACGACCCTATGCAAGGATTGGAAGAGCTGGACGTCGCTGGTCCGAAGCCCGAATAA